GTTACATTACTGATGGGATTATCTGTTAAATATCTGGTAAGGTACACTACCTTTTTCATCATTATGTACACCATATATTTTGGATTATACTGTTGGGGTAATATGTGTGAATGAAGCCGAGATTAGGTAAACTCTTCGTGATATGCTTATGACTTGCTCATGTGCTCTATTATCATTACATTAAAACTAATCACATTAAGAAATGGTTCTTGCTGTCTTGGCTCAAATGGAAGAGCATATGACTTTCGACCATGATACTATATATTTCTTTTGTTGCTCGCTGCACCGAACATACGAATAAATCCATCAAAAAGCATAGAAGATGTGAGAAAACAATTTTATTGAGAGATTATCTTTAAGTTATGTAGCATTGTGGCTCTTCAATCCTACATTAGTTTGCTCTATCTATTATCTATAGTGTAATACTGTAATTTCTAAACCCTCTTGTTTATGGCTCTTCAATAAGAATCACcttgtaggaattaccaataggtactattatggtagtcttagttagtagcaggtccacccactaaagcccagtaaccagaggtccataataaaaagaaaaagaggaaattgGACCAAAATTTTTATCTCCTGGTCCGGTACACGTGCGGGATGTCATAATCCACTTTTAAAAATACCCAAACTACCCATTCCCTGATAATACATATATGTTTCTTAAAAAGAATCACCATTTTTTACAGATCTGAGTTCCGCTCTCCTCctctctttcttcatcttctcaaattttgctcctgCTTTTGGGTTACGAGCTAGAGTTTTTATGAAGATCTCTTTTAAGATTTACAGGTATGTTATATAATAtctctttctgttttttttttttttttttttcaactgaatcTGTGAAGATCGGATCGTTTTGATTACGTTTCACCTTCTTCTTtcggtttttgtttgttttttgcatttatttttgttttggtttgttttttatgaatcttgatcgtaattatttaattttttggctagattatgatgtttttaacatatttgaactttcgatttgattatcttattGTTTTCGCTTCTTCATTTTATCAAAAtcgtgcttgtttgttgtttcaggggtattatccaacagtacatatgttgaatactgatacaaattgcttttgattctgttttgttcttagttttatcacttgttgttgtttgattcataagtacatatcttcgatactgaaataagactctctcgattTATGGTCTTCTTCAATATCTCTCGCTTCTACCAAATCAGATGAAAATTTCTTTGTTGCAATgtttatattagggttttcacgaTCTAATCGTGGTTGTATTTGATTTCGTCTTTTATCTCCGTGTCTAATTTGTTGATTAttttactagatctagatgaataatcagattgtttgttcatttcgttattagatcTGATTATACCAGTTccatttttgttggttttagatttatttcagTTTGTTGTTGTGTATGAACCAGCCGTACTGACGGAAACCTAGTCtacttttaagaagaagaagaacaagatggtgcatcATTATGATTTACgtggagaatatttgttttctgtttccaggtatgctttctaatcatcttgtttgattattttgttcggttttttttcttttgatttgtttttttattgtattatgataatcaaatcgatttgattgacgcttttatggtttttaggttttttacagttgtttttcgtgtatgaattgacagtacatatatggcgtactgatataaaactcttctaattttgttttatttgaagtttttccaattttttggttcgatccatgagtatgtatgtataatactgataggaagtgctatttgctgtgtttttgctccttttttagtcttacccttcagtacttgtgtgaaatactgtaatatgtctttcgattctcttatttttcatagatctgtcacctgttgttgtcatactgttgatttgtagttcatgaatcttcagtacatatatcgcatactgataggaagtgctccttgttatgtttgattcagtacgtatatgaaatactgaaatagatgctctttgttacgttgattcagtactggaattggatatggagatgatctggagctgcagttcagaacttattgcaagaaatgacagattttgaaattggttcagatttgcaagcttgtgaaattggtggtggtcttgatgaagttacaaattggttgtgatgtgtgtttgaaagaaggtgtgctgcaaatggatttggaggaacatagaaggttgggttgctgatgtaaactgaagatacagatgagatagaggaggaattgtaggtggtgattactgtgaacaaaatcagtggatgagatgttcgtctcaatgaatttatgaagatggtagtgctgtttaaacagggaagaagaacaagtctgtgttgcagctattttgaaatgacaatggtgttgatgtAGCTGTTGCAGTTGTGGTTTACTGAAAACTGTGTATGTTTTCCACTGCTAGTGTTATTCTTTGCAGTATTTAAATTATCTTTCTTCAAatcaaattttgttcctttgataATTTTCCCTTCTCTCATTTtaaattcaggttgttattaaGGACTTTGTCTCCGGAGCAACTGTATCGCAATTTAGAGCTCACACAAGTCTGATTTCTGCACTATGTTTTGATCCAAGCGGAACCCTTCTGTTCACTGCCTCGGTATATGGGAACAGTATAAATATCTTCCGCATTATGCCTTCCTTATTGAAAAATGAATCAGGTACTCCAAGCTATGACTGGAGTAGTAATCACGTGCATCTTTATAAGTTATATCGTGGAATGACAGCAGCTGTAAGTACTGAAAGGCTTAATATTCAGACCCTTTTTTTCTTGTACTCTACTTTTGCATTTCTCACTCCCATTTGTTACTTTTTGGTGACAGGTCATTCAAGATATAAGTTTTAGTCATTATAGTCAGTGGATAGCTATCGTTTCGTCGAGGGGGACTTGCCATGTATTCATCTTATCCCCTTTTGGTGGTGAGGTTGGTCTTCAAACACAAAATTCGATTAGTGATGGACCAGTCCTCTTACCAAGTCTAACTTCCCCGTGGTGGTCTACTTCATCTTGCACAATAAATCAGCATTCCTTTCCCCCACCATCACCTGTCACCCTATCTGTAGTATGCCGGATAAAGAATAACAGCTCTGGCTGGCTGAACACAGTTACTAATGCGGCATCCTCTGCAACAGGAAAGGTAACCCAACCACCAACTGGTGCTGTTGCCGTTACTTTTTACAATTCTTTATCCCGTCATCTTCTGCCCAATGCAGCAAGATAGAAGATTACTGAGAAGATGGAGCTGAAGGCAGTGGTGAATGGTTGACTGCAGAGGTGCTGGTGCTGCAataaagtaaagtgaattgaggagtactcagattcctaagtagtgtagcagatatgtactcatatttgtaagcagtgtggaagttatgtactcaaatctatggtcctttatatgttttaattaaatttggacctccaaataaataaaattccgatttggtagaagtatgttatttcacacgtacttaaacagtggggtatattagtcatttccatgttttcaaataactttggaccttagaataaaagtaaaatctagttggaccctgctataaataaccttatgggtttaggaccaaacaagaaattaccaataggtactattatgtttttctgattttttcttcCAAAGATATTGGATAATTAAATTAATACACAGATataggtttttgtatcaattttaccCCCAACAAATAATTGTATTACTTTTATGTTCTCAAAATTAGTGGACCGCCACTACTATTACATTATATTTTTAGTCTTCTTAGATGTATTTATTGATAGTCATATATGGTTGCTCTAAAATTTTGTGAAGACTAGTAGGTACTAGAAGATATTATGATTATGAAATAGTGGTGCATTACTTCTTTTTGAGACATTTTAATATTAATGAAGAAGGAAATTTCGAACACAAAAATATAAAAGATATGTGtattacttaaaaaaaaaagtgtattATTTTATTGTAACCATCTTTGATGCATTTGGATATGATCTTAAGCATTAATGAGTCAGTTATCTTTCCTTTAAAAATTAAAGTAAAAAAGTAAAGGAAGTATTCTTTTTTAATCAGGAAGGTCCAGAGTTCTATCTAGATCATTGtaaagatttttgttataggAAAAGCCAAAAATTTGAGGGAAAAGCTGAATTCGATCTAAGTAAGTTGACTCATATAAGGGGATAGAAAAAACACAATGCCGCCCCTTAGCTTTGGTTGGGACTAACACCACCATTTGCAAAGCATCACCACTAATAAACTCGTCGACTtgagctgtttttttttttgtatttttgtatttCTGTCATTTGAAAGATACCGTCAACCTGCATTTGATGTTTACTTCGTGTATCAAACCATTTCAACTGGTTACAATGGACGGTGGAAACTATTGTTTATTAAGAACTATTGATTATGCTTAATAAACAATAGAGGATTTTGGACAAGTAAAATCATACATAATAGTTAGGACACATACTCGTATGATCTAATTCTCGTCTTTCTCTTTTAACTCTGTGATGTTTCTATTTCTATCTAATCGCATGTTCTAATCTTCATGCACTATTTTTATCCTACATGCTCTTTAATGATATAGTTTCTTATTCATTTTATTCGTTTTCTCCATCTTTCATGGTTCCTGAAATGAGGGATTGTTTTTCTGATAATGAATGACTAAGTATCATATCGAATCATCGATCTTAAACTAGTCAAAATACATTGATCATTTAGGAAACATGAGAATTCATTTTATTGATGGAGAAACATgaaagatggaagaagaagaaagtcatTTTATATTTTCCCCACATTGACTAAAAGTCAAAGGGATATGACCAAAGTCAGCTTTCTCCAAAAACAGTTTGGCTTTTCCTATAGCAAAAATCATTATAAATTATCAAAAGTATCGTAATTGGAATTCGTTTCTATAAAATAATGTCAAAATGGTCAGGAATTTTTTTCACCGAAGTCAGGAcgatcaaaatccccaaattatggGATGCCACATATATTCCATACAGATTCAGAAAAGTCCGGACTATCAAACCTAGAGCCTGGACCATAAATGACAGATAAGTGCCATGTAGGTTCATGAAGGCGCACACCTTTGAATCCAAATTCTGTACCTCGCAGTGTGGTCATCAACCCATTTCTCTTTTCATACCTACACCTCTCTTACACATCTATCTCGTATACCCCAAAGGCTCACAAATGGACTTGTGTTAGTTATTTGTTTGAATTAATGATGAAGATTAAGAAGGATTTGATGATTTTGGTTGAAATGGAGTTCCTCTATTCTCTTCTATTTCATTAAATTTTCTTCCTACTACATTCTCTCTCTTTTCTTGGTCCATATATGACCATAAAGATAAGATGACACATGGAATTCTATTGTCCATACAATTCTACTACTACAATTAATTAATTCTAATACTACAAATTTTACTAATTAATTTCATCACATTACTCAACATTCTCATCCTTAATGTGATGATCCAAAACTCCCACTAATTATCTAAAATTTTGAAACCTGTATTTGGGAACTTCCTTGGTGAATATATCCATCAACCGGTCTTTCATTCTAGCGATACTTGGACTCTATCTCACCATATTCAAACGCTTCACGAATGAAATGATACTTGAGTTTTATGTTCCTGCTTTACAAtgctcaaccgaattttggacATAACAATTGCAGATTTGTTGTCATAAAAAAATTATGTGCACCCTTCTTGTTTCTCTTGGATATCTTCCATGATTATTCTTATCCATACAACATGAGATGTGGCTATTGATGCCGAAATGTACTCCGCTTCCATCGTGGATAGAGCTACGGTTTCCCAAGAAAATATACTCTAACCAAGAGAAAAAGCATATCCTGGTGTACTCTTCATGTCATCAATACATCCTCCCAAGTCTCTATCACATAGCCAACTAATTTGACATCCAAATTTCTAGAATACACGATTCCAAAATTCATTGTTTCTTGAATATACTTTAACAACCTCTTTGCGCGCCTAGATATAGATGACTAGGTAAACTCATGAACCTAGAAAGCATACCTGAAGAAAACATGATGTCTGGTCTTGTATGTGTAAGGTACAACAAGTTTTCAATAAGACCTCTATAGTAAGTCTCATCAActtttcttcctccatcatcTTTCTTGAGTTCTCATTCACTACAAGTGGTGTTGATGTGGGGTACAACCAAGCATACCAAATTTCTTCAACACCTTTTCAGCATACTTAAAAATGAACACTCCATCTTCACTTTGATGGACTTCAATATCAAGGAAGTACTGAAGCAATCCCATGTTACTCatctcatatttcatcatcatttctATCTTGAAAAGCCCGAAATAGAACATCACATTAAGGAGGACATTGTTAGTTAATGTGAAGTTAAATATCTAATTAATATTAGTAGTAGAAGCTCAcattaaggaggagattgttagttaaTGTGAAGTTAAATAACTAACTAAGATTACTAGTAAGTTAATGAGTACACATGAGTGTTCCACATGCTTTGTATTAGGTCTTATGTATACCTAGTAtataaaaaaagagaagaagagataaAATGTAATCTAATAAAAATAGAACTCAATAGAAGAGGTAGAGCGAAGCTTATGCCCTCACCTCTTCAAGTGAAACATATATTAAATCCACACCAATCTACTCTTATAATTAATCATAATATCCAGCAAAATTCTACATCCTGGTTTTCTCATTCAGTGGAATGTTTCAAAAGGTAAAACGGTGTTAATTACTTCATTTTGCTCGCATCAAGAAAATATGTACCTCCACCAATTTCCCGTGGAGATACAAATGGTGGTAATTACTCCTTGTGAAGAGGGACTACTACTATATTTAGTTTTCAAACTTATATAAAATTAACTAGCACATACTCGGAGTTTGTAGGGATTGTTGTTCATTCATTTGTTATTCAATTCATTTTCCCGCAATAAGTTATTGCGGAGTCATTGTTGAAGTGTTCATGGAAAGAAGTTTTTTCATCAGCTTAACATGGATATTTTTTAATTGACCTAAACCAAGGTCGATCTTTGCAAGTTTCTTCTAAGAAACGTAAACCAAGGTCCACAGAGCTGCAATATTAAAAACGTAAACTGGCTCCAATATATGGAGATGATTTTGGCTGAGGACAACTATTTTATGTGGATCTAGGTATGATTGCTTTAGcgggtatgtattttttttttggctccGAACTCACCTAGAAGCGACAATGGTTTTTTGCTTAATTATTTCTTGGAGTCTGATTATCATATGAATCTTTTTAAAGAGTACTTTTATGAAGATTTTAATTTTTCCAAAAGGTGataagaaaaaattaataaatgttGTAAACTATTTCATTTAGATTTACTGGTCTtcgtttcttttcttttatttttcttttagaggtTAAGGCTCACGCCCGTTTCCtgttttttttggggtttttttctttctttaattaATTGTGTCTACTTCAAAGATAATCATAAAGTGTCTCTAGTTTAAAGATTTTTGTTGTAACACTGAAGAAATTAATTGTAAAATCGTACGGTGATGATACTAGAGAATAGTTCCAAACTTagttcaaaggaaaaaaaaacaagagaattTAAAAGGCATGGTGTTTGTGTGATTAAAAATGGTATTCTTTGTAACTTGAAGATGGTGTTCATGTGATTATATGAAATAGCATATTTATTGTCAAGATCCAAATGACTGAATACCTCTTCTTTAATCTAACATTGATAAGTTAGAATATATTCCCTCTTATTTTATCTACCGCTGATGAGTTATCTTTAGTTGCAAATACTTCTGATAATTCCCAGGTCCGGAATTTGCGTTATGTGCATTTGCATTTTAACGCCTCGAAATTGTTAAATCAGAAAAATATGGTTGTTGGTTTTCCTTCTTGTACTTGATGATAGTGTTTTTGAAGGGTGAGTTTATGAAAACCTACACCGTTTGCCGTTTCGGGTTGGAAAATCTACGATACCTACCAAGTCTTTCGAATTGGTTCATTCTGATATTTGTGGTCCTACAAAAACCCCGATAATCACCACCTTTCGTGAACATAACCACCATCTTCACTCTAACATGGCATAAATGTCTACCACATTATACAAGGTCATCCTCTCGGACATCATCACTGCCACAAATCAAAGTTGTCTTATACTTTGAGTTGGACCACCACCAGAATAGATATTTCCGATCTTCTAGCAGCACCATAACATCTTGTCATATAATTATACAAGCTCTGAATGACTTGAATCAAACTACCTCGTTTCCATGATCACTTATTATCCCACCTTTTGTAGAATACTTCTTCTTCCTCGACACATCACTAACACTTGACATTGTTTACTGTGAGTTATCAATCAATTCCAGACGGATTTCAACAACTTCAAGAACCCACATTCCTGAGTGGTCTTCCATGTAAATAAAACATGCTACAATATTCATATGTTGTATGAACTATTTTACATACCCCCATGATGATTAAAAACACCCTCTTGGAAATATTTGAAGACGCCAATTGAACCAACAAACGATTTTCTCTTGTAAAGAAAATACCTTCAACACGAATCGTATTCACATCAAGTACAGTTGTCGAATATTTCTTCATGTATACCATTATTTTTTCGACCTTGACCGGCTCATCATCTTCACGAATTATATCCATCCGCTATGAACCAAGATTTTCTCTTCTTTAAAACCTCTTGTTCAAATTACCGAATCACTGTAATATTTGTCTATTCTTACCGTACCACTTGCATGCTTCCTTACATATAAGTTCCATGAAACATGCTAAtttagataacttagctcgaatcCTTTACGTACATCTTTATATTAgaatgattgataatactagcaaGAATATAACAAGTACGATAATCGACAATCACACAATACACAAAGATTACGCGGTTTCCCTATCCATTGTAGGATACATCCATGGCCAAAACCACCTTGAGAatctttaattttcataacaagttATATATTACAACGACGCACTTtctataatcaactagttatgtaacccattagcaaaaaaaaaacaacaacttggAAACAAAAAAGACATATTAaaaagagtttacctcttcctttgttaTTCTTTCATAAACTTGCACAGTCATGGTTGCTTcgaattcagaaaaaaaatatagatTCTCCCAGATGAACCCTACAAATCCCAGAGTTCTCCCATACCCGTTGTTTCTACAACTCACTCCTCTCACCTGGATTTTTCCTCATTACCAACCATTGTAGGACTTAATGGTTGTGACCCTCACCCCTTGTCAATAGGAATCCCATTGATAATTTCAACTCATcatataagccctcttatataaTAGATACACGCATTAATTAGGAAAACCTAAACTTGAAAACCACATAACCTAGGAAACTCCTCATGTTAGGTTCTGGAGAATTGCGAAACTTTATGAGACAAGACCAACATTCACAAAATGAATAAATTGCTACATTTGCAACTACCTGTTGAGCAATTTAGATGTTTATACTTGAAGACTTGCACCAAATTTAAGCTCAAGGGACAGGATGTGATAATAGGGCCACTATTTCGATGATAAAAACCATGTTTTCCATGAAGGATCAAAGCACATTGAACTTCGTTACCATTTCGTTTGAGACGTTGTTGCAGAAGGTTCAACTGTGATTACATTTTGTCCAGCAGAACATCAAGTTGCTGATGGGTTTACAAAAGCTATTTCTTTCCAAAGTTTTCAAAATTCAGGTCTTCTTTAGGTGTCGGCGGATTTTGTATCAAGAGGAGTGATATATTTATTGAGAAAATTAATTAGCATATCTTTTAACTCATTCCAATACTGGTTTACTGGCATTGAGTTTGTTATCTAGAGTTTAGAATTTGTGTGAAAATCGAACTTCCTACTAAATGTTTGTTTTTATGTTATAAAAAAAGTGGAGTTTGTCAGTTTATCTGTATAAGAATATAATTCCAAATTATCTTACCACAATCTGATTTCCTCCATCGTGTTTTGTGTCTCTTATATCTTCGCAGTTTAAGCAATAAGAAACAAATCCAGTTATGACCAATTTACAACTAACAACTTGTTTGTTTTCTTCTGACTCACCTGACTCGTTTGGATCAGACTCCCCTGAATCTGACTAAAACAAATGACCCATCTGGATGTGACTCAGAAATATGAGTCGGAGGTTTGTTCCCATAAATCATAGATATTTTATAACCTGACTCAAACGGTTCGAATCATGGATTATGCCTGACTCAGATCACGAGTCAGGTCCGACTAAAAAAACACACACTCAAACatctgactcgggccgagtcaggGACCAAGTCAGAGACCCTGAGTCAACAGAAACATGCTCTGGCTATACCGAATGGTGAGAGTGTGACACGTGTTTTATCTGACGGTTTATGTTACATCTAAGCCAAACTTTTACTGCCGCCACCACACCTCGTCCATCATTTGCTGGTCTGCTTAGTTCCGCCGAAGAACactcattgaagaagaagaaaaacttgtCTGAATGGAGATATTCCAGGGGTTCCGCTGGAATTAGTAGCTCAGTGAGTTACGATTTCATTCCTAATTTAAATTTCTGTATGTAATTTTGTTATTTAATGCTCTTAATTTGTTTCCTTAAATAAATTTGTTACTTAGTGCTCTTAATTTGTTTGTTTATCAATTGAAATCCTCTAGTAATCTTTGCTGTGTGTCAAATTTCTAGTATCTTTTGAACTTTCTACTCTTATTTGTATCTTATTAGGGTTTTGTCAGTCCCTAGAAATGAAATTATGGAGGAAAATCAGAGTTTGGGTTTTGTTTTGTCTTCTATATCTATGCTGTTGAATGAAATTATTGAGTCAAATGGTGGTCCTAGGGTGTATAAAAGTTGGGTTAatttttttaattgctttgttttctGTTCTTTTGTCCTGAAATTGGGGGTTAAAACTAAAAGTAGTTCAAATTAATTTGAAAATGGTTGATTGTTACATAATAGTATGTTCTGTTGATGGAGACATAGGTAGGGTTCGGTCTAAAATGTCAAGCAGCCTTGAGGAAAAGGGATAGTTTATgagaataagataaaacaaccacCAGAACATGAATATCCTCCTTGTGAATGAAATGTTTTTTTCCAGTCTGCAAGGGTCTGTCTATATGATGAAAATATCCTATTGTGTTTCCCTTTAAACAATGACCGAGAAATCTTTCGTTTCTCAGTGACTTTTGCGACCAAGTTTGGCAATAAAGAGCGGGTGTAGGTGTGACTATATGATGTAGAAGTGTGCCGTATTTCAACGAATACGTTACGATTTTTATTTTGGCCCTGTATTGTTTCGGTCTCTACCAATTGTATTTTTAActgtcattttttttcttccagtgTTCGTATTTTTTTCACTCTAAGCTTTTTTACCAGCACCTTTCATGTTCAATCATGATTAGTGTTTAGTTATAGTCtaataaattttgttttcttcttacaGCAAATTGATTTTCGTGCATAAACTTATCTGCGATGGAGCTAGTGAGGGGTATCGCTAGATGGTTGACTGGGATGGGAGTTGAAGATTCACCTCCTAAGCGGTTGCGGTTGTCTTACAGGGTGTCTAGACCTACAGAGAAGGTAAAATACCCTTAATGTCAACAGTTATTGCAGTATGGGAACTTAAGAGGTTTAGTTTTATAGCAGTCTGTGATATTTTTGTAATTGGACTCACTCTTCCTGTGGATAGGCGGATGCCGTGTTTATCCAGGCTATTGGCTTATATGATGATCTTGACAAAGAGCTTAATAAGTTTGCAATGAAGGTGGGGAAGTTGTACGGTCGTCACTTTCCGGAGCTTGCAAACATTGTATCCGACAATATCCTGTATGCCAAAGCAGTGAAGCTGATGGGAAACCGTACAaatgctgcaactcttgattttacTGAGGTAGTGCCTTCCTATTGATCACAGAAATAGTCAATGTAGCTTGTGTTATGAATAGCCATTTCAGCTCATATTTTGCATTTGTATAAACTTGTTACACCAGTCTCTTACCTTGCTGCGCATTGTATCGATAAACTATATATTTTTTAGTGGTTTTGAACTGTTTattatatttattgcttttcctTTAGGTTCTACCTCAAGAGATTGGGACTCATTTGAAAGCGGCAGCCATCATATCCGTGGGATCTGAGCTCAATGAACTGGAATTCTGTGACCAAGTGTTGTGTCTTTCAGAGTCTAGGGATCAGCTCTATGATGACTTGAAGATAAGCATGAACACCATTGCTCCAAATCTTACTGATCTTGTCGGAGAGCTTGTTGGAGCACGGCTAATTGCTCATGCTGGTGGCTTATTAAACCTTGTTAATTAATCTGGAAGCAAAATCCAGATTCTTGGTAAGCCTCTCTTCAGAGCTCGAAAGAAAAATGGTTCTACACCCTTATCTGGGATGCTTCTTTGATTGGTAAAGCTTCCCCTAGAAACAAGTTAAATATGGCTAGGTCTCTGGCAGCCAAGATTGCATTGGCCGTCAGATGCGATGCTTTTAGAGATACTCCTGATGACACCTTGGTTTTGGAGAATCGTGCAAAGGTAAGAGATATTGAgctttgttcttttttctttcagAATTTGTCTTTTAAACACCTTTCTGATTA
This is a stretch of genomic DNA from Papaver somniferum cultivar HN1 chromosome 1, ASM357369v1, whole genome shotgun sequence. It encodes these proteins:
- the LOC113283595 gene encoding autophagy-related protein 18h-like; this encodes MPSLLKNESGTPSYDWSSNHVHLYKLYRGMTAAVIQDISFSHYSQWIAIVSSRGTCHVFILSPFGGEVGLQTQNSISDGPVLLPSLTSPWWSTSSCTINQHSFPPPSPVTLSVVCRIKNNSSGWLNTVTNAASSATGKVTQPPTGAVAVTFYNSLSRHLLPNAAR